In Phaseolus vulgaris cultivar G19833 chromosome 3, P. vulgaris v2.0, whole genome shotgun sequence, the sequence GTACAAGCAGACATTGACAAATATTGGGATCAAATAATCATGTTTAACTAAttctttatattaaatattgtcTACTTTATGAACTAATATCAACTTATTCTATGTTGCATTAGCACTCTATTCTGAATCCATGAATTATGTGAGGAACGCTTGGAGAACATATTTTATAACTTCTACCACTCTAGGATAGATgatgatatttaattagttaaatcTTAGGTTGTTTAGTGTTAGTTTAAGTTTATTGCTTTTTAGAGTATAAAcattttcatttgattttttagtctatgaaaattttcattttaaataattaatttataatttcatttgatgcggttaatattttattgttttatgagTACTTTATAGTATTTATATGTTTTAGTGTCACATTCTTGAATTTGACTAGGGTTTAATTAATTACAGGTTAACAAAAAGAGGAAATGAACTAACTAAattgaactatttttttttcatataaaaattgttGTCTATATCACTATATTTATACAATCTCCTATTTTTTTTGTCACATTAGACGAAAATTCGTACCAAAATCATCGTCTACTACTTGTGTGTTTTGATTTCAActgtttaaaaatataaactacaaatTTCTTGAAAACATCACTTATAAGTACAAAAATAGACAACATGTATCTTCTAGAACCGTCATCTATAAACTATCATCTATAAAGTATATGTTTTGATGACGATTTTATAGACAACGATTTTAAATACACTGTTGTACAACTTGAAAAATTATCATCTTTGAAAGGCATCGtctatataaatattattacaaGTAAAAGAgaacataattaaattaatattgtaTCAGTTTTATCAAGGTACATATGTTGAATTATTTTAGAGTGCTAACACTTTACATAATCTCTTTTCATGTATATTTTCACagtttcaaatatatttttttatacaatgagatcaaattgactttaataataaatactaacTACTAGACGACCGACACATCCTTAATAGGCCATGAATTCTCACTGGTCATATATAAATGTTTCAAAATTTAGCATGATTCGATCTATTCCTTAAATGAACTATGAAAGAAATTATACAATTACTTTTCTTAGTGGTAGatggtttttttaattttataatgaagaTAGAGAATACAATACTTCAAATGTCTGtattaactttaaaatttaaaccgTTCTCAAGCATTTATGTGTGAATTGAGCGTCAAAGAGATAAcagtaactaattttttttcaacataCACTAAGTTTCTTTATATAGTCTATAAAAAACTCAAAGcagtattttatataataacaattttcttaACCTGCAAGTCAACTCATATCTTTTGtaaggaaataattttttacatcatacataaagtaaaaatatatatttaccatcacattataataatatttaaaattaaaaaataaattaaataattaaaatattattttattagtttgtgaattgatttttttttactgtatTTATGATATTAACATATCACCAATCATAtacaagtttgagaaaataacaaattctatatttatacacataaaaaaaataaaaaaatgatctGAATTTGCTTGATtgtagaaaaagaaaacagcGTTTCCCATACCATATAAATAGATAGTACTCGAGAGGTCCCAACGCGCATGGTCAAAACCAGAAGAGAAGCAGGACCGGAAGAGGATCCTGGGGGTTCAAGTTTGGTCCAAGGTTTAGTTGTTTGTAGCGCCACACACACAAAGTGAGAGAATAAAAGGTTGTTCGAAAACAGTGAAAGAGTGCAACTAAAGTTTCTCAGAGTCCTCGTCCTACGTTATTTTGACATGGCGGTAGATGTGTTTCCATGGAAAAAATCAAAACCCAGCAAAACACAACCTCGTTTCGTTGCTGGAACAAGAAAACACAAATGTGGACAAGCACACACAAATTTGTCAACACGCACGAACCAAGGAAGTTTCCCAAACATGGCTTTTAGCCCATGTCTACGCTCCCCGGTCATTTATCTCCTTGTACATTTCCTCCTTATCGTATTTACCCTTTGTCCTGTTCATTCATCACAATTTGGCAACCACTCAGTTGCCAATCAAACTTTTCGGCCTAAGGAAGAGTTACGCAAATTGAACGCCATCAGAAATCGGCTTCAGCAAATCAACAAACCTCCTGTTAAGACAATTCAGGTTTGTGCAAATTATTATTCTATTCACCTTGTCTTCTTTTCTAGACCCTGCTATATGTGTTTTTGTGTTTCTTTTGTGCAGGGTCCTGATGGAGATATAATAGACTGTGTTTTGTCTCATAAGCAACCAGCTTTTGATCATCCTCTACAGAAAGGACACAAACCATTGGTATTTATTGTTGTTACTGTGTTTCACAATTTCagtttaactaaaaaaaattgtaatttttgtgCATCTTTGTATGTGTGTGTAGGATCCCCCAGAAAGACCGAGAGGGCATAACCAAATGGATGATTTGAGTGAGAACTTTCAGTTGTGGAGCTTGTCTGGTGAGTCGTGTCCGGAAGGGACAGTTCCGATAAGAAGAACAAGGGAGGAGGATATTTTAAGAGCAAGCTCTGTTCGCAGATTTGGAAGGAAAAAAATACTAAACCGTGTCAGAAGAGACACCAGCGGCAATGGACATGAGGTATAACTTGAGAGCAATCATAGAAAGCAACACAAACTCTGATATTCTTTTCTGTCTTTcccttttctctttttctcaaAGAAAGTGAAGTAAGAATAAACTAATAGTTTTAACAGAAACCGATTACAGTAATTGGTATAGAAGTAAGCATATGGAAGATGAATGTTCCATCTTTTTTATCACACCCTTTTAAAAGTTAAGTAAATGAAACCACATCAGAGGCTGTATTCCACCCAATTTTACCATTTTGTCAGTCCTCTTGCTATGGAACTGAACATAGCAGTGAACTTCTCctaatctattttttattaacatataaAATGGGTTGGctctgaaatataaaatatatattttttgtatttatacTACAGCAGTTAAGCTCCAAAGTAAGTGGGGGTGTTTTGAAGCCTCTTTTCATTCATCCATTCATGTCTGAGCTACAATACAACTATCTCTATCTTATGTAAAAACTTGAGAAGCAAAAATGAAGTTGGAAGTTAATTTGTTATAGAAACCTTAATTATGCTATCTTGAAATTGGTCTGACAAAAGTTTGTGGATGGTTCACACTGCACAGCATGCAATTGGGTATGTGACAGGGGATGAGTACTATGGAGCAAAGGCTAGCATAAACGTGTGGGCACCCCTTGTGGAAAACCCATCTGAATTCAGCCTGTCTCAAATGTGGGTCATTTCTGGTTCATTTGGGGATGATCTCAACACCATTGAAGCTGGTTGGCAGGCATGTTGCTATCATTACTTCATCTTAATGAATTCTTCATTTACTTTGtactatttattttctttatctttcaaattttttcttaaatgcATTCCATTTGGTTACGCATTCAAAAGGCAGTTAGCATATTCAACCACCTACCTCTCCTTTTCATCCATGTATTCAATTTTGTACTTTAGCCAATCAAGCTAATTTCAAGTAATTTTCTATGCAGGTCAGCCCGGGGCTATATGGGGACAGGTACCCTAGATTCTTTACTTATTGGACGGTAAGTAAATTTATTGAAGGAAAAACTATACTACgtataattatttttccttcAATTCTAAGATACCTaccaacaaattttttattcaaaaccACTAATAACTGTCATTTTTTGCAGACTGATGCATATCAAGCAACTGGGTGTTACAATTTACTCTGCTCAGGATTTGTTCAAACAAACAGTAAAATTGCAATTGGAGCAGCAATCTCTCCAACTTCTTCATACTCTGGTGGCCAATTTGATATTAGCTTACTCATTTGGAAGGTAATTTTCTGTTCATATTACCCAAATTCACTTTAAGTTAATGCTGTAAGATAATGGATAATTTGCACAACATCAGTTTTGGGTCCCTTCTGTAAAATAAAGCATTGGATTTTGATGATAGAAGAGTGACGTCTACCATTGGATctcaatactttttttttcaggcAAATCTCATAGTCAAAGGTGccaaaaactaaaagaaaatctAAACTGAAAAGATGGTTAATGCGAAAAATTTCGGAAGTTTCTTATTACCTTTGAATTATGTCATTACATAGTTCATAAAAGAAAtgcgaaaaatatatttttctctgaAATTTTCACAACtcacttattttattaattcttagtctctctaattttaaaatacacagttttcactttaaaataaatacatagacAGAGTTTGAGCgaaaaaaattgtgtatttCAAATCTAAAGAAAGTAAATATGGGCAAgagcttttaaaaaattaaagccGAACTTCACAATATATAAAACgacaaaaaaaatacattttatctTAAAAGAATCTAATTTACATACaccattttatttaataacattcCATTCTATCGCGAAGTCATCATAGTATT encodes:
- the LOC137806572 gene encoding protein neprosin-like; protein product: MAVDVFPWKKSKPSKTQPRFVAGTRKHKCGQAHTNLSTRTNQGSFPNMAFSPCLRSPVIYLLVHFLLIVFTLCPVHSSQFGNHSVANQTFRPKEELRKLNAIRNRLQQINKPPVKTIQGPDGDIIDCVLSHKQPAFDHPLQKGHKPLDPPERPRGHNQMDDLSENFQLWSLSGESCPEGTVPIRRTREEDILRASSVRRFGRKKILNRVRRDTSGNGHEHAIGYVTGDEYYGAKASINVWAPLVENPSEFSLSQMWVISGSFGDDLNTIEAGWQVSPGLYGDRYPRFFTYWTTDAYQATGCYNLLCSGFVQTNSKIAIGAAISPTSSYSGGQFDISLLIWKDPKHGNWWLEFGAGILVGYWPSFLFTHLGDHASMIHFGGEIVNSASSGSHTSTQMGSGHFAEEGFGKASYFRNMQVVDWDNNLIPLSNLKVLADHPNCYDIQGGVNNAWGNYFYYGGPGRNVKCP